TAGATGTCGTATTTCGTTTTTAAAAAACGTCGGAAAAGGATGTTGTATTTGTGTCTGCCTCTGTAACGCTTGGGTGGAACGAGACGACGCAGTTAGTGTGGGCACGCTCTTTgctaaaaaaaaacatgtagGGAGGCCAAGCGACGGACTTTGCATGCTGGCATGCAGAATTAATTGGGCAGAGTAGTAATCGAGGGAGAGTAATTCCGGGGGAGAGAGATTCAAAGCATCTCCAAAAACTCTTGTATCTATGAATAACTAATATTTTGATATAACTATTCTATAAAATGAAATAGCTAgcgaaaaagaaataaaattcaACAGATTTTCCAAAATCCAAAAAGAAATAGCTAGCGCTCAGTGCTAGGCAAAGATGTCCAGTGACACCCTCTGAATAGAAAACAAGAATAGAAGATGAtgtagatagaatttctattggatgaagtttttttatttttcttttcttttttcagctAACTCACCCAAGATAATAgagctgttggagatgctcttagggtATGTTTAGTTGGAGAGCGGAGTAGTATGAAATGACTCCATTCTAAGGATCTACCTGTTCTCGCTCCGTTAACCACTCAGTTTTGtgtggcccacctgtcatacaCTACCTTCTCCCTCCACTCCAGTTCCTAAGagccgctgcccgccgccgtcgcttctCGAGGGCCGGTGCGGCCTGTGGCTCGCGGAGCAGCAGCGCGGCCTGCCGGGGGACAGCGCATCCTCCCGACGAGCGGCGGTGCGGCCTGCGGAGGGCTGGTGCGGCCCGGCCCGCGGAGCAGCAGCGCGGCCTGCCGGAGTCCTGGCAGCAGGCGGACAGGCGGCGCGGCCTGCCGGGGGACAGCGCGTCCGGACcagacgagcggcggcgcggccggccggggcccGACGCGGTCTGCCCCGACGAGTGGCGGCGTGGCGGGGTacacggagcggcggcgcggcctgcgGAGGGCCGGCGCGGCCGAGCACGCGGAGCGGCGGTGCGGCCTGCGGAAGGGCGGCACCGCCTGCCGAGCGCCAGCGCAGCCGGTCGAGGGGCGGCACCGCGTGCCGAGCGCCAGCGCAGCCGGCCGAGGGGCGTCGCGGCCCGACGAGCGGCATCCGGATTCGCGCGGCCGAGGGCGGATTGGCGcgcagggggcggcgcggccgacgAGCTGAGGGGAGGTGCGgtccggcgagcagcggcgacgcgcgagggcggcggcgcccggcgggcAGCGACGACTACGCGAGGACAGCACCCAGCGAGAGCGAGACGGAGCTCACGCCGTCCGACGGGAGCGAGCTCGTCCGGCTCTATTTTTGGAGCGAGCTCATCCCAGAATCTACGGGAATATTCCGCTCTGGAGCCGCGGCATCTCCTTGGTCTATGTAGACCAGGGAAATATAACATCTAAAAAATATCCGGAGGGAgtacaaattttttattttgctatATTTATATGCTATGCAAAATCTGATAAATAGATGCTGTCTCTAACTACAATAGATGCCTTCTGACCAGTCTCTTTATCCAAGAATAGGCTAGGTAGAGATAGAGGCGACAAAGAAGATTAAGTAGGAACGAACTGGCAACAAGGGCATGCtgtcccattttctttttttttccctttcgcACAAGGAATTTTATATATTATAATTTATGTAATTTGGGAAAATAAAGCCAAGTGCAACACGTGATTATACTGTAAGTACGTATTTTGACTGAATCTTCCTTTCTTTCTATTGCCACGATTTGCACTGCATGATGCAACCATTCAAATCTATGaacttccttctttttttttctgggagCGGATCAGTTGCTACAGTAATCACGCTCCCTTTATAAGAGTGGGTTATCTTTTGACCCGTTGAGGAAAAAAAGGTGTTGCTACatatcgtttttgtagtagtgctttTTGAATGAGACGAATGGTAAGAGCGGTGCTGGAAATATCTAGAAAGAGACCGAGTCTAAATACTTTATTCATTCTATattataatttgttttttttacttcaaagtttgaccactcgttttattaaaaaatttatgTGAAATATTC
This window of the Panicum virgatum strain AP13 chromosome 1K, P.virgatum_v5, whole genome shotgun sequence genome carries:
- the LOC120653557 gene encoding proline-rich protein HaeIII subfamily 1-like codes for the protein MGTRHRKFEQQQDSDAPGREVAGSGRGGREVRATGGRSPVAARHRRCPPGAAALARRRCSPDRTSPQLVGRAAPCAPIRPRPRESGCRSSGRDAPRPAALALGTRCRPSTGCAGARQAVPPFRRPHRRSACSAAPALRRPRRRSVYPATPPLVGADRVGPRPAAPPLVWSGRAVPRQAAPPVRLLPGLRQAALLLRGPGRTSPPQAAPPLVGRMRCPPAGRAAAPRATGRTGPREATAAGSGS